The Cygnus atratus isolate AKBS03 ecotype Queensland, Australia chromosome 25, CAtr_DNAZoo_HiC_assembly, whole genome shotgun sequence DNA segment TCAccagggccagcagctcctggcgCACGTTGTctccctggggagggagcagggatgTGTTGGGGTGGGGAAGCACGTGCACAAACACCCCGGGACAGCTTCACCCCCCGCtcccagagctgggcaggagcagaggcgtcaccctccacccccagctccccccacgGGTAGCACGGTGCTGTGGGGACACCCCTGGGACACGGGGTCCCCACACAGGGCCGGGGACTCACGGTGATGCCGTACTGCTTGCAGGAGGCGTAGAAGCGCTCGCGCAGCTCAGCGGCCGCCAGCTGACATTCCTCCTCGCGGCGCGCGAAGTCCTGCTGGGCCTGCTGGCAGCGGCTGATCTGCTTGCGCAGCGCGGGGGCCTCGTAGCTGACGCTGCGCACCAGGAGGCTGGCGAGCTCGGCTGCGGGGCGGTGGCGGGGCCCTGAGCTGCCACGCGGGCCCCTGCCGGCCCCGGGCACCCGGAGTCCTCGGCTGCGGGCGGCCCATGGCAGCCTCCCCCCGTGTGCCCCCTCCCCATGGCAGCCCTGCCCGCGGCCCTACCCAGGTAGGTGTTCTCCTTCTCGTACAGCGCCACGATCTCCTGCCAGTcctggaggggaggcagaggagggggaggcagggcggggggcggcagggcggggggggggggcagtgaGCGCGAGGCTGCTGCGGCCCCGTCCCGGTGCCGGCGCCCACTCACCTTCATGCGCTGGGACGAGTAGCGCCCGAAGAGGTTCCTGGTGGAGGCCTCGGTGCCCCTGAGGATCTCCACGATGCGCAGGCAGTGGAAGTAGTGCAGGGCTGCCGGGGGCGACGCCGTCACCGGGCCGTCCCCGGGGCCGCGCACCcggaccggggggggggggggggggggagccggcCCCCGCCGTGCATGCGTGCGCTCACCGGTGCCCGCCAGCAGCCGCCGGATCTCCGGGTGCTCGGGCATGTCCCGCAGCGCCGCCTCCATCCTCTGCCGCACGGCCCGAGCCTGCGCCTGCCACCGCCGCCCGCAGTGCCGCCGGTCCAGCAGCCAGTCTGCGGGACagcgcggggctgcggcggggcggcaccggggggccgggggaggtGACGGCCCCGtgacggccccggccccggccccggccccagccccagccccagccccagccccagcccccggccccggccccggccccgccgtaCCCAGCAGCTTGCTGGTCTGGATGTCGATGGGCACGTCCCGGTAGTCCTGCGGCGGGGCCTGCGGGCGGCAcgagggggggaggggggagggggcaccgggaccgggCACCGGggccccgccccctgcccctgcctctgcccctgcccctgccccgtccccgtccccgtccccgtccccggccccgtccccgtccccacctgcatcgcgcccgccgccgccgctgccgccgcttCCGCTTCGCCCCGTCCGCCCCGCCCCCTCCCAGCCAATCCCCGCTCGGCTCCCGCCGCGCAGCCAATCGCGACGCGCCCGGCCCGGCGAGCTCCGCCCCGCCGCCAATCGGGAGGAGGCTGCTCGGGGGCGGGGGGAAAGAGCGCCACGCGCCGCTGTTCTGATTGGCGAGGAGGAGGGGGCGCCCGGCCAATGGGAGCGGGGCGCCGCCGGGAGGTGCCCTCGGGGCGGAGCGCAGCGCGCATGCGCAGTGGCGCGCGGGCGGCAGGGAACGGGCAGGGGGCGGCACCGGGAtggccccgcccctcccggtCAGACCCCGCCCCTCccgccaggccccgcccccgccccgcctggccccgcccctcccggcccagccccgcgcccccggggCAGCGCCCCCGCCGCACGTTCCCCCCGCCCGGtacccccggtgcccccccgcaGCACAGCGGGTACCGGCGGGGTCTCTccgggccctgcccggccccggcccggtgCCCCCGGCGGCACCGCGCCCCCGCAGCCCGCCCCGGGCACGGCCGGCACCGGGGGGCGAACCCCGCCGGGAACCCgcccggggacccccccccggggctcggggctcggggctcggggctgccgccggcggggcccggccgccgccccccgTCATGAATATTCAGCGcagcgcggcccggccccgccgcctgcccggGCGGGAGGGGTTTGGGCGCAGGTTCACCTTGACTCGCGGCGGGGCAGCGGCAGGTGCGGGCCCTGCCCGGTGTGCCCGGTGTACCGGTGTGCCcggcccgcggcggggcgggaggcgcAGGTACGGGCAGCAGCGAGGCTCtcgggggggcgcggggcgccgCCAGCCCGGCCGTGGGCGCCTGCCACCGGCGGTGCCACTGGGCACGACGCGGCCCCGAGGCGGGAGGCCCCGAACCACCGGGGGTTTTGGCCACGTCCCGGTGCCGGGGCTGGGTGACGCGGTGGCCTCGAACACCGGCACTGAAAACACCGCCGGGGGCACGGGGCCAGCGCTCGGTGGCTGGCGGAGCCGGGCGGGGGCCGTGGGGCGGGGACCGGCGTGCGGGGCCAGCGGTGGCACCGGCGGGCACGGGGCCGCCTCGTCCCCACGCCCAGGATGGAGCCCGGGGACCCCCAGCACCGGGACACCGTCCCCACCCCCGGGGCCCCGCGGCCGTCCCGCTGCCACCCGCAGCACCGGGGCTGGGACACGGCCCCGGCAGCGGGGACGCGAGGCCCTGGCCCCCGCCGGCTCCCGGCTGCTTCCCGGTTCCTGTTCgctcccggggccgccgccggccctGCTGCGTGGGGCAGCCCGGGGACACGGCAGAGCCCGGCactgccgcccccccccagcgTGGCGGTGCCGGCCCCTTCCCGGCCGTAACCCCCGCATCCCCCCCAGGCGCCCCGTGGCGATGGCCGAGAGCCACAGCTGGTGGAAGCTGACCTTCCTGCGGAAGCGCAAGTCCATGCCCAAGGTGCTGTACGACAGCCCCGACGTCCACGCCGGCGACGGCCCCGAGGGCAGCGGCGAGGAGGGGACGCCCGAGTTCGCCGCCCGCCTGGAGAAGATCGTGGACAAGAGCAGCAAGGGCAAGCACGTGAAGGTCTCCAACTCCGGCCGCTtcaaggagaagaagaaggtgCGGGCGACGCTGGCCGACAACCCCGGCCTTTGCACGGGCACCGAGCGGGAGGAGAAATGAGGCCGGGAGGGGGCACGGTCCCTGCGGGTCacggcccccccgcccccctgcagcctcccatcC contains these protein-coding regions:
- the PRR15L gene encoding proline-rich protein 15-like protein; its protein translation is MAESHSWWKLTFLRKRKSMPKVLYDSPDVHAGDGPEGSGEEGTPEFAARLEKIVDKSSKGKHVKVSNSGRFKEKKKVRATLADNPGLCTGTEREEK